In the genome of Arthrobacter sp. PAMC25284, the window AATCTGCAGTTTTCCTTGACGCCTCACGCCGCGTCCGGCGCGAATTTTTGCCATGCAGACTCCCGCCGGGCTGCCCAGCCGCAAAGCGTGCCCCGAACGGCCACCTCCGCCAGCAGTTCAGCCAGCCGGTAACCCGGGGCCTCCTGAAGGGCCTGCCGGAACAGCGCATCGGCAAAGGAACCCCGGCCGCGGCACCACTCAATCCAACCCCGGCCAGTCAAACCCGCAGCCCGCGCCTCTGCCCCGCTGTCAGCACCCAGCTGGACCAGGACCCGCTCTAGCTTCATCATGAGGCCCCAGTCGGGCACGGCCGGGGCCAGGCCCAGCAGCACCTCCCCATAACCCGGTGTGTCGCGCGCGTCTTTGGCGGAAGCATCCCTGCCCTGTCCCGGGACCTCAGCGAAGCCGTGCAGCGGCGGAAGCGGCAGCGGCTGGACGGGGACGGCCCCGTTGTTTGGCCGGGGAGGAGGGTCGAAGCTGCCGAATTCCGCCGCACCGCGTTCTGCGGCTTCCCTGCCGGCCGCGGCGAGGACCAGCACGGCGTCCCGCCAGACCTGCACGCAAAGGCTGGCCCGCAGGTAGCCGGCCAGCAGCGGCGGCAACTCCTGTCCCGCAGGCGCATGCAGGACCCGCGTCCAGACATCCAACACCCGGCCGAATTGCGCCTGGTCGCGGCGGAGCCCGGCGAACTGCCGCGCCCAGTCCTGCTCCCCCTCCAGCGCCGCCGGATCTGCCGGCGGCCACTGCGGGCCGGCTACTCCGGGGGCGAGGCCAGGCGCGGCGCCTACCGCGCTGCCCCGGAACACCATCTCAGCGTTGAGGCGGCTGTTCAGAATATCTGCGACCGGCCGCCTGGCCGGGGCGCAACACAACGATTCGCCGCAATGGGCGTTCCGCCAAAACCGGTCTCCGATGATCCATGCGTCCCGCACCGGCAGTCCGGCCCCAGCCAGTGCTGTTTCGAGTGCCGCCAGCAACTCAGCCCACAGGTCACCAGCCAGGTCCGCACCATTAGGGTCATCCGCGTCGCCCGCGTCCTCCAGGCTGCCCGCGTCCTCCAGGCTGCCCGCGTCCTCCAGGCTGCCCGCGTCCTCCAGGCTGCCCGCGTCCTCCATGCGGTCCGGGCTGCCCGCCCCGAGGCTGCCGCCCGCGGTGAAGAAGGCGAGCAGCGCGCCGTCGGCTTCGTCGTCGGCCGCCAAGTAGGAGGCCACCGTACGGGCATAGTCCACGGCGCGGCGACCCGGTCCGGCGTCCGGCACTGGGCCTGCTCCGGCGCCGCTGCCGGGAAGGTCCACGCGGAGGGTGGCGCCCAGGCGTTTGCCTTGCATGGTCATGGCCACGAGGCTGTTCTTGGGCCAGTAGCCGAGCGAGTGCGGTATGTAGCCAAGCACGTCCTCGGGTCCGGTAATTTGCAGGTGCTGGGGAGTTGTCATAACGCCACCCTCGCCCTGCGGCGGCCCCGTCGGCAGTCCGGACCTGCCCTATGTGGACAACAGTTGGTTAGGGCATTCGGCACCGCTCCGCGTTGAGTCGGCGCTGCTCGGCGAGTGCCGCCAGCAGCGGCGGCACAACGACACCCTGGGCGGCCATCTGCCGGCGGACTTTCCGCCGGGTTACGAGAACTGCCACGGATCCCCCTGCAAGCAGGACGAACTGAACGCTCAGCGCGACACGGAACGGCGCCAGATCGTACAGTTCCGCCGAATAGCCGGCAGCATGCAGGACATCGAGGACCAGACCGATCAGGTAGATGGCAATCAGTGAGGCGATGAACCCGCCGACGTTAACGATCCCAGTGGCCGTTCCCATCCGGTGGGCGGGATTGAAGGTCCGGGCAAAATCGAATCCGATCATGGAACCCGGCCCGCCAATGGCCAGGACAACAATGAGCACGGCCAGCAGCCAGAGCGGGGACCGGCCAGGGACCAGCAGCACGGCGGCCCAAGCCACCGCAGTCACGGCGGATATGAGCAACACCATGGTGGACCGGCGCAACGGATGCCTCGCCACAAAGCGCCCCATCAACGGTCCGGCAGCGATGGCCGCGGCCACATAGAGGGACAACAGGGCCGAAACAGTCGCCGTGTCCAGGCCCTGCGCAGAGATCAGGAAGGGGTAACCCCAGGTCATGGCGAACACCGTACCGCTGAACTGAACCGTGAAGTGGCTCCACAACCCCAGCCTCGTCCCTGGCTGCCGCCAGGCATGCCCAAGAGAAATCCCGGTGGCGCGAAACCCGGATGCCGGTTCAGGGGCCGGATGGCCCGGCGGCAGGTCCTGGAGCAGGACCAGTACCAGGATTATGACCAGGGCCGACATCCCGGCCAGCGTCAGGAAGGCAGTGGTCCAGCCGGAAGCGTGCAGGATCATCGCGAAGGGCACCACGCTGAAAAGCTGTCCCAGTTGGCCGGACATGCCGGTCAATTGGGTGAGCAGCGGAACCCGCGCGGGTGCGAACCAGAGCGGGAGCAGCCGGATGACGGAGATGAAGGTCATGGCGTCGCCGGCACCCACGAGGACCCGGCCCAGTACACCGCCTGGAATGTTGTCAGCGAAGGCCAATTGGAGTTGACCGAGTCCCATCAGCAAGGCTCCGCCGGCCAGCATGGCGCGGGAACCTAGCCTGTCCACGAGTACGCCGACGGGGATCTGCAACGTTGCGTACACCAGGAGCTGGAGCACGGTGAAGACGGAAATTTCGGCTGCGCTGGCCTGAAAACGCTCGGTGGCCTCGATCCCTGCGACGCCGAAGGACGTGCGCTGGCTGACCGCCACGAGGTACGCGAAAACGCCGATGATCCATATCTGCCAGGCGCGGGGTGCGGTCACTACCCCATTATGCCCGGCCAGAAACTAAATAGTATTTATTTATTTGCCCGGTTCCTTGCGTGCCAGATACGCCTCCACCGCGGCGCCGAGCACGTCCGCGTTCGGAAGTTCGTCGTTCTCATCCGCGAGCAGGGAGCGCCGCACGGTTCCTTCGGCTTTCTCGTCGTATCGAACTTCGAGCCGGGACACGACCTGCTGGACCTCTTCCGATCCTTCGACCTGTTCGGCGATTTGTCGGCCGACTTCCCGTCCGGCCT includes:
- a CDS encoding DUF4192 family protein: MTTPQHLQITGPEDVLGYIPHSLGYWPKNSLVAMTMQGKRLGATLRVDLPGSGAGAGPVPDAGPGRRAVDYARTVASYLAADDEADGALLAFFTAGGSLGAGSPDRMEDAGSLEDAGSLEDAGSLEDAGSLEDAGDADDPNGADLAGDLWAELLAALETALAGAGLPVRDAWIIGDRFWRNAHCGESLCCAPARRPVADILNSRLNAEMVFRGSAVGAAPGLAPGVAGPQWPPADPAALEGEQDWARQFAGLRRDQAQFGRVLDVWTRVLHAPAGQELPPLLAGYLRASLCVQVWRDAVLVLAAAGREAAERGAAEFGSFDPPPRPNNGAVPVQPLPLPPLHGFAEVPGQGRDASAKDARDTPGYGEVLLGLAPAVPDWGLMMKLERVLVQLGADSGAEARAAGLTGRGWIEWCRGRGSFADALFRQALQEAPGYRLAELLAEVAVRGTLCGWAARRESAWQKFAPDAA
- a CDS encoding nitrate/nitrite transporter gives rise to the protein MTAPRAWQIWIIGVFAYLVAVSQRTSFGVAGIEATERFQASAAEISVFTVLQLLVYATLQIPVGVLVDRLGSRAMLAGGALLMGLGQLQLAFADNIPGGVLGRVLVGAGDAMTFISVIRLLPLWFAPARVPLLTQLTGMSGQLGQLFSVVPFAMILHASGWTTAFLTLAGMSALVIILVLVLLQDLPPGHPAPEPASGFRATGISLGHAWRQPGTRLGLWSHFTVQFSGTVFAMTWGYPFLISAQGLDTATVSALLSLYVAAAIAAGPLMGRFVARHPLRRSTMVLLISAVTAVAWAAVLLVPGRSPLWLLAVLIVVLAIGGPGSMIGFDFARTFNPAHRMGTATGIVNVGGFIASLIAIYLIGLVLDVLHAAGYSAELYDLAPFRVALSVQFVLLAGGSVAVLVTRRKVRRQMAAQGVVVPPLLAALAEQRRLNAERCRMP